In Blastopirellula sp. J2-11, a single genomic region encodes these proteins:
- a CDS encoding YbhN family protein yields MKKTLLTLLKFAVPAGILTYLIRDLVVNHGAELQQIRDSPKNWGLLTLAFALAMTALICTFLRWRLLVVTLQMPFRVTDALRLGFLGFLFNFVGAGSVGGDLFKAIFIAREYPQNRAAAFATVVVDRMIGLYALLVVTSLATLAIDRTIADTAMLTVLNIIYGLTIAGGLGVGMILLPGFTRGSVSEILRNLPKVGSKIGNLIDAVRLYRRQPLVLTVIAVMSLSIHGLFAMSVYCIAHGLFTDVPTLLEHLVIVPLSMVFAALPIAPGGMGTFELAMNYLYQHVPTPPAAEGIGTIVALGYRVITILMALVGVVYYWFYRKEVGVLMHEAEEEQEHEHDQPAYVDIPTESATTE; encoded by the coding sequence TTGAAGAAGACTCTTCTCACGCTGCTGAAGTTCGCGGTTCCGGCAGGAATTTTGACCTATTTGATTCGCGATCTGGTGGTCAACCACGGCGCCGAATTGCAGCAGATCCGCGATTCACCCAAAAATTGGGGGTTGCTGACGCTGGCGTTTGCGCTGGCGATGACAGCGCTCATTTGCACGTTTTTGCGGTGGCGGCTGCTGGTCGTCACGCTGCAAATGCCGTTTCGGGTGACCGACGCGCTGCGACTCGGGTTCCTGGGCTTTCTGTTTAACTTTGTCGGCGCCGGCAGCGTCGGGGGAGATCTTTTCAAGGCGATCTTTATTGCCCGCGAGTACCCGCAAAATCGGGCTGCCGCCTTCGCGACGGTCGTCGTCGATCGCATGATCGGGCTCTATGCGCTGTTGGTCGTGACATCGCTCGCAACCCTCGCGATCGATCGCACCATCGCCGACACGGCGATGCTGACCGTATTGAACATTATCTATGGCCTGACGATCGCCGGCGGTCTCGGCGTCGGCATGATCTTGCTGCCGGGTTTTACGCGGGGAAGCGTTTCCGAGATTCTCCGCAACCTGCCGAAGGTTGGCTCAAAAATTGGCAACCTGATCGACGCGGTCCGGCTCTATCGCCGTCAGCCGCTCGTGTTAACGGTGATCGCCGTGATGAGTCTGTCGATTCATGGGCTGTTCGCGATGTCGGTCTATTGCATCGCTCACGGCCTGTTTACGGACGTGCCGACGCTGCTAGAGCATCTGGTGATCGTGCCGTTGTCGATGGTCTTCGCCGCATTGCCGATCGCTCCCGGCGGGATGGGAACGTTTGAACTGGCCATGAACTACTTGTACCAACATGTGCCGACCCCGCCGGCCGCGGAAGGAATCGGCACGATCGTCGCGCTCGGCTATCGCGTGATCACCATTTTGATGGCGCTGGTCGGAGTCGTTTACTATTGGTTCTACCGCAAAGAAGTCGGCGTGCTCATGCACGAAGCGGAAGAAGAACAGGAGCACGAACACGATCAGCCGGCGTACGTCGATATCCCTACCGAAAGCGCGACAACCGAATAA